A genomic window from Punica granatum isolate Tunisia-2019 chromosome 2, ASM765513v2, whole genome shotgun sequence includes:
- the LOC116196415 gene encoding kinesin-like protein KIN-12D, giving the protein MLRDLKFLRRNSGKNEEIENIPVSSRASSLAQPSLDSSRAPLNAIQEPVVTSRPEPESGAKSKADRTPVKPKGPALPARTPEKYSLGVSARHRFGWAKNEPSETGEDAKGDLSNYSVSSRGVAGTLTTPKINRTVGRAYSNYSETNSTQSTPNKSVSKPPPSAIFKSKIDGNGGGRWGNFSALYRGCPSSNGPSTIVNTVEVPHFDLKEDPSFWMDHNVQVLIRVRPLNSMERSMHGYNRCLKQESAQSITWIGQPETRFTFDHVACETVDQETLFRMVGLPMVENCLSGYNSCMFAYGQTGSGKTFTMLGEIEDLEFKPSPNRGMTPRIFEFLFARIQAEEDSRSDEKLKYNCKCSFLEIYNEQVTDLLDPSSTNLLLREDVKKGVYVENLSEFEVQTVGDIVRLLIQGSSNRRVAATNMNRESSRSHSVFTCVIESRWEKDSTTNLRFARLNLVDLAGSERQKTSGAEGDRLKEAANINKSLSTLGHVIMVLVDVANGKPKHVPYRDSRLTFLLQDSLGGNSKTVIVANVSPSICAAAETLNTLKFAQRAKLIQNNAVVNEDSTGDVIALQRQIRLLQEELAALKRQNVSRSLSFGSISIDDDMELEEEVPLENKGEEGSQRAEELLGFESKGVVRMSTKQLKSLETTLAGALRREQMADMSIKQLEAEIEQLNRLVHQREEDTRCTKMMLKFREDKIQRMESLTAGSINSESYLREENKALAEEIQLLQAKVDKNPEVTRFALENIRLLDQLRRFQEFYEEGERDILLQEVSKLRDQLLQFIDANPEQHIYLSLQPQEAVHLSKENGSLHSELKNTQNELEECRNNLTSCLQENAKLSREIQDLRSMFDKLNAQENGLAGNFKSTKDFPEEIVELQLELDILKILLQEERVSRVESEERAICLSRDLEMMTEKLSSTTKLFEEVNSELHEAKSVIQALESEQVLSINELEDLKNSNNQYTKLLSLKEVEIAALKKQISSSVILRDQPPNEKVQSDESPLRFRLNRMHQSLEKAKQLNLWYQSDLAFQASNEEEMDQVRGQVEAETAEVIVCMQEELALLQQQIRDSELKEIETEKKTIFLENENRHLSELLEEKEMELQNLSEEWKLLTTEIEEVLGDGHESLVVASDELDNINSSFPQRRFLISEHLDQMVRAISEKEVVIEELSSCLEEANSKRNNLESMLKSLRGAALVITEAHQQECREKEKEIRLLSSQLNGKSYEVQRLKERLKLAKDNMRNASTCATAAFVVVSRLSEVNFNHLSELKQKDSELRESVEMVMKKDLLLDEQAFKIEELEKQIESLRQALSGEKQHVNAMKQRLEDVEEGNILQARHMLEKLNSGTCTLRSSMSTLLDDEKHPERTNDKKTDTFFHLGEEREIETENCQEKSTDLGLVEGPKAEDCDLPCKEGQLGDWYQCEGNSDFGGSYHGEYGRDATILMLKREVGSALESLKHMQVEMAKLQIEKEERQLSEKQERENMNHLAGQVLSLQEVMNRFEDESKLKIETFYSKVQTFELMMLDVGNDWCMVKELLEQEVGDAEMAAAEKSAEASFDLAKFTEAQDTLKEADVLINGLTIANETMKLEVERLKRSETSLFKERDALTEEIHNLQSINGKRDQQLASLEEQIGLHLMETGNLFAEVEGIVAELAKTCEEKFVLLADEFCPVKSSVFDSVKLVKSWLEEIWSEIIVRDCALSSLHLCHMGILLETVTGLNAENGLLQHGLCQTDSLLSDLREQNSRSRRELETCRFLEGKLLADIKNGFDRISRKEKEAVDLSCRINGFERKILELQLQEEMMLQRSDSIGSQLAVLMKELDLSNLSAAKLLKEEEELLNSEFEKFELQLCSKEFESVILTREMEEMAFQKAKLVDNLEKLSREMILSGIDAELEELLLMEHDSDNSTMQRALEETEKEMAEMKNETSVVLRDLAEKRSECESSLTSLERLNRETLQLKDKIVFLETNISGLSSDLEVKNAELKELRDSQSLLTEELSQKTRKLEANEEFKQEFLFQSNLNTRNCTQLVKNINASHSILFDLLERRSFTLADKMFQQICEDRELGTKFMGEFMSLDSHIEELMSENSALRAELSRKDSILEGLSFDLRLLQESTSICQDQKDEMEKMVASVEALEDELAMKSDELDAVEAHAEMLKAQVLEKSDTIALLELDLVKERESVRYLSEENVGLKASIEEALAAKISSEEELAERRKLNESLEMEVSDVTDTVNQLNAAVEYLKTELNELAFERDQLQAKALDLKEKLQKTQTVAEKYEAVAIEAQEMAEARESYAQDKEEEVKLLELSVRELGCTVDALENKVDIVKGEAERQRLLREELESELHSVKNQIEKFKNADADMKMHLDEKKADLEKALKQIQILERDIAKKELEISNCRSHISELNLHAEAQASEYKQKFKALEAMAEQVRAEAASTQASNSIPQKLEKNSSRPRGSGSPFKCIGLGLAQQIKSEKDEDLISARLRIDELESAVASKQKEIFTLNAKLAAAESMTHDVIRDLLGVKLDVTSYVSLLHTQQEEKISGKPEGKISEPQHEVIRLKEQLNEFIMERQGWLDEMDRRQAELVAAQVALESLRQRDQLLKTENDMLKVENSNYKKMVMELEEETSRLSGQQNLQQRIHHHAKIKEENNMLKIQNEELSNKLRRAEFVLSRVKEELARYRASIGKNPYVNLDEEQLLNNKLKETEEERVQLAQKLLGLCTSVLKVAGFTRPVSKVSPSIAEEALEQLKKKLDLMASELHDLKTKNKMYSEMIRLSELMPQQPSPVGLRADENCRTPRRTSHSSYLSSFDR; this is encoded by the exons ATGCTGAGGGATTTGAAGTTCTTGCGCCGGAATTCGGGCAAGAACGAGGAAATCGAGAACATACCCGTCAGCTCTAGAGCATCCTCCTTGGCTCAACCTAGCCTGGACTCATCTCGAGCTCCTTTGAATGCGATTCAGGAACCGGTTGTGACCAGCAGGCCGGAGCCGGAAAGCGGCGCCAAGAGCAAAGCTGATAGGACCCCGGTGAAGCCAAAGGGGCCTGCATTGCCTGCTCGGACGCCTGAGAAGTACAGTCTGGGTGTTTCAGCTCGGCACCGTTTTGGTTGGGCGAAAAATGAGCCAAGTGAGACGGGCGAGGATGCGAAGGGTGACCTAAGCAATTATTCTGTCTCAAGCCGAGGAGTCGCCGGGACACTCACAACTCCAAAGATAAATAGGACAGTGGGAAGAGCTTATTCTAACTACTCAGAGACTAATTCAACGCAAAGCACACCAAATAAGAGCGTGAGTAAGCCTCCTCCAAGTGCCATCTTCAAGAGTAAGATCGACGGGAATGGAGGTGGGAGGTGGGGGAACTTCTCTGCATTGTATAGAGGATGTCCGAGCTCTAATGGCCCTTCTACAATTGTTAATACAGTCGAAGTGCCTCACTTTGATCTTAAGGAGGACCCATCATTTTGGATGGACCACAATGTACAG GTTCTTATTCGTGTCCGTCCCCTCAATAGCATGGaacgaagcatgcatggtTACAATAGGTGTTTGAAGCAAGAAAGTGCTCAGAGCATCACATGGATTGGGCAACCCGAGACCCGATTCACCTTCGATCATGTAGCCTGCGAAACTGTTGATCAG GAAACTCTTTTTAGAATGGTTGGTCTCCCAATGGTGGAGAACTGCTTGTCTGGATACAACAGCTGCATGTTTGCTTATGGCCAG ACTGGAAGCGGAAAGACATTTACCATGCTTGGTGAGATTGAAGACCTAGAATTCAAGCCTAGCCCCAACCGTGGAATGACGCCGCGCATTTTCGAATTCTTGTTTGCTCGTATTCAAGCT GAAGAAGACAGTCGGAGCGATGAGAAGTTGAAGTATAATTGCAAGTGCTCTTTCTTAGAAATATATAACGAACAAGTTACGGATCTCCTCGATCCGTCATCCACAAATTTGCTT CTGCGGGAGGATGTGAAGAAAGGTGTCTATGTGGAAAACCTCTCTGAGTTTGAAGTGCAAACTGTTGGGGATATTGTGAGGCTCCTTATTCAG GGTTCTTCAAACAGAAGAGTAGCAGCCACAAACATGAACAGAGAAAGTAGTCGTTCCCACAGTGTGTTCACCTGTGTAATTGAGAGCAGATGGGAAAAGGATTCCACGACAAACCTGCGATTTGCTAGACTGAATCTAGTCGATCTTGCTGGATCTGAGAG GCAAAAAACTTCCGGTGCTGAAGGAGATCGGTTGAAAGAAGCTGCAAATATCAACAAATCTCTCTCAACTCTAGG TCATGTCATAATGGTTCTAGTGGACGTTGCAAATGGGAAACCTAAACATGTTCCATACAGAGATTCAAGGCTAACCTTTCTGCTCCAG GATTCTCTTGGTGGAAACTCGAAAACTGTAATTGTTGCTAATGTCAGCCCTTCTATATG TGCCGCTGCTGAGACCTTAAACACTTTGAAGTTTGCTCAGAGAGCTAAGCTTATTCAGAATAAT GCTGTGGTGAATGAGGACTCAACAGGTGATGTAATTGCTTTGCAACGGCAGATTCGCCTGCTTCAG GAGGAGCTTGCAGCCCTTAAACGACAAAATGTCTCCAGATCTCTGTCATTTGGTTCAATAAGCATTGATGATGATATGGAATTAGAGGAAGAAGTTCCATTGGAAAACAAAGGTGAAGAGGGTTCACAAAGGGCAGAGGAATTGCTTGGATTTGAATCCAAAGGCGTTGTCAGAATGTCTACTAAACAG TTAAAGTCTTTGGAGACAACACTTGCTGGTGCCTTGAGAAGGGAGCAAATGGCAGATATGTCGATTAAGCAACTGGAAGCTGAAATTGAGCAGCTGAACCGTTTG GTCCACCAAAGAGAGGAAGACACCAGGTGTACCAAAATGATGCTCAAGTTCAGGGAAGACAAGATTCAAAGAATGGAGTCACTTACGGCTGGCTCGATAAATTCTGAATCTTATCTGCGTGAAGAAAACAAAGCACTTGCTGAAGAGATTCAGTTGCTCCAGGCTAAAGTTGATAAGAACCCTGAAGTAACTCGCTTTGCCCTGGAGAACATTAGACTTTTAGACCAATTAAGAAG ATTTCAAGAATTCTATgaggaaggagagagagatataCTACTGCAAGAAGTGTCTAAACTGAGGGATCAG TTACTTCAATTCATTGATGCGAATCCAGAACAGCATATTTATCTGAGTTTGCAGCCTCAG GAAGCTGTGCATCTGAGCAAGGAAAATGGTTCTCTTCACTCAGAG TTGAAAAACACTCAAAATGAATTGGAGGAGTGCAGGAATAACCTTACATCTTGCTTACAGGAAAATGCTAAGCTCAGTAG AGAAATACAGGATCTACGTTCTATGTTTGACAAACTGAATGCTCAGGAAAATGGTCTAGCTGGCAATTTTAAATCAACAAAG GATTTCCCGGAAGAAATTGTTGAGTTACAGTTGGAGTTGGACATACTGAAGATTTTACTGCAAGAGGAGAGAGTATCCCGGGTTGAGTCAGAGGAAAGAGCGATCTGCTTGAGCAGAGATCTTGAGATGATGACAGAAAAGCTTTCATCAACAACAAAACTATTTGAAGAAGTGAATTCCGAACTGCACGAGGCGAAATCTGTTATTCAAGCTCTCGAGTCAGAACAAGTACTTTCAATCAACGAGTTGGAAGACTTGAAGAACAGCAACAATCAATATACCAAGCTTCTCAGCCTGAAGGAGGTTGAAATTGCTGCGTTAAAGAAGCAGATTTCTAGTAGTGTGATATTAAGGGATCAACCACCCAATGAGAAAGTGCAGAGTGATGAATCTCCACTGCGGTTTAGGCTTAACAGGATGCATCAGTCTCTTGAGAAGGCCAAGCAGCTGAACTTGTGGTACCAGAGTGATCTAGCATTTCAAGCTTCTAATGAGGAGGAAATGGACCAAGTCCGCGGACAGGTTGAGGCTGAGACTGCTGAGGTTATTGTCTGTATGCAGGAGGAGCTTGCGCTTCTTCAGCAGCAAATCCGTGATAGTGAGCTCAAAGAGATCGAGACCGAGAAGAAAACAATCTTCTTGGAGAATGAAAACAGACATCTGAGTGAATTGCTTGAGGAGAAAGAAATGGAACTGCAGAATTTATCAGAGGAATGGAAGCTTTTGACAACTGAGATTGAGGAAGTACTAGGTGATGGGCATGAATCACTTGTAGTTGCCTCCGACGAGCTTGACAATATAAACAGTTCCTTCCCCCAGAGAAGGTTTTTGATTTCTGAACACTTAGACCAGATGGTCAGAGCCATCTCAGAAAAGGAAGTTGTGATTGAAGAACTGAGCAGTTGCTTGGAGGAAGCAAACAGTAAGAGAAACAATTTGGAATCGATGTTGAAGTCTCTGAGAGGGGCAGCGCTAGTAATCACCGAAGCACACCAGCAGGAGTgcagagaaaaagagaaggagaTTCGCTTGCTCAGTTCCCAATTGAATGGTAAGTCATATGAAGTTCAAAGGCTCAAAGAGAGACTGAAATTGGCTAAAGATAACATGAGAAACGCATCGACATGTGCAACTGCAGCTTTTGTAGTTGTGAGTAGACTATCGGAGGTAAATTTCAATCACCTTAGTGAGTTGAAGCAGAAGGATTCCGAACTGAGGGAGTCGGTCGAAATGGTCATGAAGAAGGATCTTCTTCTAGATGAACAGGCttttaaaattgaagaatTAGAGAAGCAGATCGAGTCTCTGAGACAGGCACTTTCAGGGGAGAAGCAGCATGTGAATGCAATGAAACAGAGGCTTGAAGATGTGGAGGAGGGCAACATTTTGCAGGCGAGACACATGTTGGAAAAGCTAAATAGTGGTACATGCACCCTGAGGTCTAGCATGAGCACTTTACTCGATGATGAAAAACATCCTGAAAGGACAAATGATAAGAAAACAGACACATTCTTCCATCTTGGGGAGGAAAGAGAG ATAGAAACTGAAAATTGCCAGGAGAAGAGCACAGACTTGGGACTAGTTGAGGGCCCAAAGGCTGAAGATTGCGATCTTCCTTGCAAGGAGGGACAGCTTGGAGATTGGTATCAGTGTGAAGGAAATTCTGATTTTGGAGGAAGTTACCATGGAGAATACGGCAGAGATGCCACCATTTTGATGCTGAAAAGAGAAGTAGGGTCTGCGCTTGAAAGTCTGAAGCATATGCAAGTTGAAATGGCCAAACTGCAGAtcgaaaaagaagagagacaGTTGTCTGAGAAGCAAGAAAGGGAGAATATGAATCATCTGGCTGGTCAAGTGCTCAGTTTACAGGAAGTGATGAATAGATTTGAAGATGAATCAAAACTCAAGATAGAAACTTTTTACAGTAAGGTTCAGACTTTTGAACTAATGATGTTGGACGTCGGCAATGACTGGTGCATGGTAAAAGAG TTGCTCGAACAGGAGGTTGGTGATGCTGAGATGGCTGCAGCTGAGAAATCTGCAGAGgcttctttcgaccttgcTAAATTTACAGAGGCGCAAGACACTCTGAAAGAGGCAGATGTTCTGATCAATGGACTTACCATAGCAAACGAAACGATGAAGCTCGAGGTTGAGAGGCTCAAGAGAAGTGAAACATCACTCTTTAAAGAGAGGGATGCACTAACTGAAGAAATACATAACTTGCAATCCATCAACGGTAAGAGAGATCAGCAGCTTGCAAGCCTTGAAGAGCAAATTGgcttgcacttgatggagacaGGGAATCTGTTTGCAGAGGTGGAGGGAATTGTCGCAGAACTTGCGAAAACTTGCGAGGAGAAGTTTGTACTGCTAGCAGACGAATTTTGCCCTGTGAAGTCCAGTGTTTTTGACTCGGTGAAGTTAGTGAAATCATGGCTTGAGGAGATCTGGTCTGAAATTATTGTCCGAGACTGTGCCTTGTCAAGTCTTCATCTTTGCCACATGGGGATTCTATTGGAAACAGTGACCGGGCTGAATGCAGAGAACGGGTTACTTCAGCATGGTCTATGCCAGACAGATTCTCTCCTTTCAGATCTGAGGGAGCAAAATTCTCGGTCGAGGAGAGAGCTTGAAACATGTAGATTTCTAGAAGGAAAACTACTGGCTGATATCAAGAATGGGTTTGACCGTATCTCTAGGAAGGAGAAGGAAGCTGTGGATTTGAGTTGTAGGATCAATGGTTTTGAGAGAAAGATACTGGAATTACAGCTTCAGGAGGAGATGATGTTGCAGCGGTCTGATTCCATTGGATCGCAGCTGGCAGTTCTGATGAAGGAGCTGGACTTGAGCAACTTAAGTGCTGCAAAGCTGCtgaaggaggaagaggagctCCTGAATTCTGAGTTCGAAAAGTTCGAGTTACAATTGTGCTCAAAGGAGTTTGAGTCGGTTATCTTGACAAGGGAGATGGAAGAAATGGCTTTCCAAAAAGCCAAGTTAGTTGACAATCTTGAGAAATTATCTAGGGAAATGATTCTTTCAGGAATTGATGCTGAGTTGGAAGAACTGTTACTGATGGAGCATGATTCGGATAATTCTACTATGCAGAGAGCACTAGAAGAA ACTGAAAAGGAGATGGcggaaatgaaaaatgaaaccAGCGTAGTGCTTCGAGATCTGGCAGAGAAGAGATCGGAGTGTGAATCATCTCTAACCTCATTAGAGAGGTTAAATCGAGAAACTCTCCAGTTGAAAGACAAGATTGTTTTTCTGGAGACTAACATTTCTGGACTTAGCTCAGATTTGGAGGTGAAAAATGCTGAGTTAAAGGAATTAAGGGACTCGCAGTCTCTCCTGACAGAGGAGTTGAGTCAGAAAACCCGGAAGTTGGAGGCTAATGAAGAATTTAAGCAAGAATTTCTCTTCCAGTCAAACTTGAATACCAGAAATTGCACTCAATTGGTGAAGAACATCAATGCATCTCATAGCATTTTGTTTGATTTACTGGAGAGAAGAAGCTTCACTCTTGCAGACAAAATGTTTCAGCAGATATGTGAAGACAGGGAACTAGGTACCAAGTTCATGGGAGAGTTTATGTCCTTGGACAGCCATATTGAAGAACTGATGTCTGAAAACTCGGCCCTTAGAGCTGAACTGTCAAGGAAGGACTCCATTCTAGAAGGATTATCGTTTGATCTTAGATTGTTGCAAGAGTCCACTTCTATTTGCCAGGACCAGAAGGATGAGATGGAGAAGATGGTGGCTTCTGTGGAGGCTTTAGAAGATGAACTTGCGATGAAGTCTGATGAGCTTGATGCAGTTGAGGCTCATGCTGAAATGCTCAAGGCTCAGGTGCTGGAGAAATCAGATACAATCGCTTTACTTGAATTGGACCTCGTGAAAGAACGTGAGTCTGTGAGATATCTCTCTGAGGAGAATGTAGGGCTGAAAGCTTCTATTGAAGAGGCTTTGGCAGCGAAAATCTCATCTGAGGAGGAGTTGGCTGAACGAAGAAAATTGAATGAGAGTTTGGAGATGGAGGTATCAGATGTGACTGATACTGTTAACCAACTAAATGCTGCGGTTGAGTACTTGAAGACCGAGCTGAATGAGCTCGCTTTCGAGAGAGATCAGTTACAAGCCAAAGCTCTTGATTTGAAGGAGAAGCTTCAAAAGACACAGACTGTGGCAGAAAAATATGAGGCAGTTGCCATAGAAGCTCAAGAG ATGGCTGAAGCAAGGGAGAGCTATGCTCAAGACAAGGAGGAGGAAGTTAAGCTGCTAGAATTGTCTGTAAGAGAGCTGGGATGCACAGTAGATGCATTGGAAAACAAG GTTGACATTGTCAAAGGAGAAGCAGAACGACAACGTCTGTTGAGAGAAGAGCTAGAATCGGAGCTCCATTCTGTTAAAAATCAGAtagaaaaatttaagaatGCTGATGCTGATATGAAAAT GCATCTAGATGAGAAAAAGGCTGACCTTGAGAAAGCCCTTAAGCAAATACAGATTCTGGAGCGGGATATAGCCAAAAAGGAGTTGGAG ATTTCCAACTGTAGAAGTCATATCTCTGAGCTAAATTTGCATGCGGAAGCACAGGCCAGCGAGTACAAGCAAAAG TTCAAGGCATTGGAAGCCATGGCAGAACAAGTAAGGGCTGAGGCTGCTTCCACCCAAGCCTCGAATTCTATCCCTCAGAAGTTGGAGAAAAATTCCTCCAGACCTCGGGGTTCAGGTTCACCTTTTAAGTGCATTGGACTGGGCTTGGCTCAGCAGATCAAGTCTGAGAAGGACGAGGATTTAATTTCTGCAAGGCTACGGATTGATGAGCTCGAATCTGCTGTTGCTAGTAAACAGAAAGAG ATATTTACGCTGAACGCCAAACTGGCTGCTGCTGAGAGCATGACTCATGATGTAATTCGGGACTTACTCGGAGTCAAGTTGGATGTGACCTCTTATGTG TCTCTGTTGCATACCCAGCAAGAGGAGAAAATATCGGGGAAGCCTGAGGGGAAAATTTCAGAACCTCAGCAT GAGGTGATTAGATTGAAGGAGCAGCTTAATGAATTTATCATGGAAAGACAAGG ATGGCTGGATGAGATGGATCGGAGGCAGGCCGAGCTGGTAGCAGCCCAGGTTGCCTTGGAAAGTCTTCGGCAGCGTGATCAGTTGCTCAAGACTGAAAACGATATGCTCAAG GTGGAGAACtcgaattataagaaaatggTTATGGAGCTTGAAGAAGAAACATCGAGGCTCTCTGGTCAGCAAAACCTCCAGCAACGCATCCATCATCACGCTAAAATCAAG GAGGAAAACAACATGCTGAAAATTCAGAATGAAGAGCTGAGTAACAAACTGCGACGAGCTGAGTTTGTTCTATCACGTGTCAAGGAAGAGCTTGCTCGGTATCGTGCTTCTATTGGGAAGAACCCATATGTAAACCTTGACGAGGAACAGCTTCTGAATAACAAGCTTAAG GAAACCGAGGAGGAAAGGGTGCAATTGGCACAGAAGTTATTGGGCTTGTGCACTAGCGTGTTGAAG GTGGCTGGATTCACAAGACCAGTCTCAAAAGTCAGCCCATCTATTGCTGAAGAGGCACTCGAACAGCTGAAGAAGAAGCTCGACTTGATGGCAAGTGAGCTGCATGACCTCAAGACTAAG AATAAAATGTACAGCGAGATGATTCGGTTGAGTGAGCTCATGCCTCAGCAACCATCACCAGTGGGGTTACGTGCAGATGAGAACTGCAGGACTCCAAGAAGGACATCCCACTCCTCATATCTATCATCTTTTGACCGGTAA
- the LOC116196414 gene encoding uncharacterized protein LOC116196414, with translation MEGLRGSRRVATAMAMMAVLVVVSTVSGVEWQDKIQWCSFACSLQCSFVPDQNVCLIQCLKNCGGGAALLGPLGHCNVGCIRSSCLDSHPDAEKMHSCISSCSNGCNEVYVSH, from the exons ATGGAGGGGCTGAGAGGTTCGAGGAGAGTGGCAACCGCAATGGCGATGATGGCCGTGCTGGTAGTCGTCTCAACTGTATCAGGGGTGGAATGGCAGGATAAAATTCAATGGTGCAGCTTTGCGTGCTCCCTCCAGTGCTCCTTTGTCCCGGACCAGAACGTCTGCCTAATACAGTGTCTGAAAAACTGTGGGGGCGGGGCTGCGCTGCTCGGGCCCCTTGGCCACTGCAATGTCGGTTGCATAAGATCTTCCTGCTTGGATTCACATCCAG ATGCTGAGAAGATGCATAGCTGCATCTCGTCCTGTTCAAATGGGTGCAACGAGGTTTATGTCTCTCACTAG